The Longimicrobiaceae bacterium genome window below encodes:
- a CDS encoding class I SAM-dependent RNA methyltransferase: protein MKDRRPGGRRPDARGRPQGERRPPPPQTVRIDSIAAGGEGVGRLADGRVTFVHRTAPGDLAEVQLTERRDRWTRGRLLRVLEPSPDRRDAVCRFYEQCGGCTLEHMTYDAQLRAKSRIVADALTRIGGLSVDAPEVVASPNEFRYRNRVSFALRRLGTGSVIAGFHAIGDPDALIDVDGSCLLPEEPISRVWDGLRASWGPDARRLPSGEQLRLTLRANAEGNVALLVEGGYSPGRPQELVDAVDGLVAVWHRPGTATASLIAGAPGLPEVWGDDVVELSGAAFLQVNRAAAALLEAHVMDVAGDVAGLSVVDAYCGVGLHARRFARAGARVVGIELDPQAVEEATRAAPPGATFVEGPVEALLPTHLPADLVVLNPPRAGIAPEVVEALVEASASRIIYVSCNPATLARDLKRLASAYRLASVRSFDLFPQTAHVETVVVLERGDG from the coding sequence GTGAAGGACCGCCGTCCGGGCGGCCGCCGTCCCGACGCTCGCGGACGTCCGCAGGGCGAGCGCCGCCCGCCACCGCCGCAGACGGTGCGCATCGATTCCATCGCCGCGGGCGGCGAGGGCGTGGGGAGATTGGCGGACGGGCGCGTGACCTTCGTCCACCGCACCGCGCCCGGCGACCTGGCCGAGGTGCAGCTCACCGAGCGCCGCGACCGCTGGACGCGCGGGCGGCTCCTTCGTGTGCTGGAGCCGTCGCCGGACCGGCGCGACGCCGTTTGCCGCTTCTACGAGCAGTGCGGCGGATGCACGCTGGAGCACATGACGTACGATGCGCAGCTCCGCGCCAAGTCACGCATCGTCGCCGACGCGCTCACCCGCATCGGCGGCCTCTCGGTGGATGCGCCGGAGGTGGTCGCCTCGCCGAACGAGTTCCGCTATCGCAACCGCGTCTCGTTCGCGCTGCGGCGCCTCGGCACGGGTAGCGTCATCGCCGGCTTCCACGCCATCGGCGACCCGGACGCGCTGATCGACGTGGACGGAAGCTGCCTGCTGCCCGAGGAGCCCATCTCCCGCGTCTGGGATGGCCTGCGCGCGAGCTGGGGCCCGGACGCGCGGCGCCTCCCGTCCGGCGAGCAGCTGCGCCTGACGCTCCGCGCGAACGCGGAGGGCAACGTGGCGCTGCTGGTGGAAGGTGGCTACTCGCCCGGCCGCCCGCAGGAGCTGGTGGATGCGGTGGACGGCCTGGTCGCCGTGTGGCACCGCCCGGGGACGGCGACGGCCTCGCTCATCGCCGGCGCGCCGGGGCTTCCGGAGGTCTGGGGCGATGACGTCGTGGAGCTGAGCGGCGCCGCGTTCCTCCAGGTCAACCGCGCCGCCGCGGCCCTGCTGGAGGCGCACGTGATGGACGTCGCGGGCGACGTCGCGGGCCTCTCCGTCGTGGACGCGTACTGCGGCGTAGGCCTGCACGCGCGGCGGTTCGCACGTGCGGGCGCTCGCGTCGTCGGCATCGAGCTGGACCCGCAGGCGGTGGAGGAGGCCACGCGCGCGGCACCTCCGGGCGCCACCTTCGTCGAAGGCCCAGTCGAAGCGCTGCTGCCCACGCATCTCCCGGCCGATCTCGTCGTGCTGAACCCGCCGCGCGCCGGCATCGCGCCCGAAGTGGTGGAGGCGCTGGTCGAGGCATCCGCATCGCGCATCATCTACGTCTCCTGCAATCCGGCCACGCTGGCCCGAGACCTCAAGCGCCTCGCATCCGCATACCGCCTCGCCAGCGTCCGCTCGTTCGACCTCTTCCCCCAGACCGCGCACGTCGAAACCGTCGTCGTCCTGGAGCGCGGCGACGGCTGA
- a CDS encoding SRPBCC family protein yields the protein MSATAAPNRHGSAVITLPSDTQYLVTRLFDAPAALVFKAFTTPELVKRWWGFETSEWLVCEIDLRVGGRWRFVLRDQVMEVGFHGEYLEIDAPRRLVNTEMYEGVPDTKPEEVSPAEWAALAEWAGGGDDPVLDMTLEEADGVTTMKLLATHPSREVRDAILESGMETGMQVSYDRLEDLVRQAA from the coding sequence ATGAGCGCCACCGCCGCCCCCAACCGCCACGGCTCCGCCGTCATCACCCTGCCTTCGGACACCCAGTACCTGGTGACCCGCCTCTTCGACGCGCCGGCCGCGCTCGTCTTCAAGGCGTTCACCACGCCGGAGCTGGTGAAGCGCTGGTGGGGCTTCGAGACCTCCGAGTGGCTCGTCTGCGAGATCGATCTGCGGGTGGGCGGCCGCTGGCGTTTCGTCCTCCGCGACCAGGTGATGGAGGTCGGCTTCCACGGCGAGTATCTCGAGATCGACGCGCCACGGCGCCTGGTGAACACCGAGATGTACGAGGGCGTTCCCGACACGAAGCCGGAGGAAGTCTCGCCCGCGGAGTGGGCCGCGCTGGCGGAGTGGGCGGGGGGCGGCGACGACCCGGTGCTGGACATGACGCTGGAGGAGGCCGACGGCGTCACCACCATGAAGCTGCTGGCCACCCACCCCAGCCGCGAGGTGCGCGACGCCATTCTGGAGAGCGGGATGGAAACTGGGATGCAGGTCTCCTACGACCGCTTGGAGGACCTGGTGCGGCAGGCGGCGTAG
- a CDS encoding metalloregulator ArsR/SmtB family transcription factor, producing MARRPTTADAFNAVAEASRRDLLDALGTGEATVGELVGRLGMSQPQVSKHLAVLRAVGLVLVRVEGRHHWYRVNGPALKPIHDWVRTFERTWNTRLDRLDDLLAELQPKEEEP from the coding sequence ATGGCTCGCAGACCCACGACAGCCGACGCGTTCAACGCCGTCGCGGAAGCGAGCCGACGCGATCTCCTCGATGCGCTCGGCACCGGGGAGGCAACGGTCGGCGAGCTGGTCGGCCGGCTCGGGATGAGCCAGCCGCAGGTGTCCAAGCACCTGGCCGTGCTGCGGGCCGTCGGGCTCGTGCTCGTCCGCGTGGAGGGCCGGCACCACTGGTACCGGGTGAACGGACCGGCGCTGAAGCCCATCCACGACTGGGTCCGCACCTTCGAGCGCACCTGGAACACGCGGCTAGACAGGCTTGACGACCTGCTCGCCGAACTTCAACCGAAGGAGGAAGAACCATGA